One segment of Eretmochelys imbricata isolate rEreImb1 chromosome 5, rEreImb1.hap1, whole genome shotgun sequence DNA contains the following:
- the PTGER4 gene encoding prostaglandin E2 receptor EP4 subtype, which translates to MSFDHTTIYTTANSSTSEHGDGKPPTIPTVMFIFGVVGNLIAIVVLCKSRKEQKETTFYTLVCGLAITDLLGTCLVSPVTIATYLQNRWPGGLALCEYSSFILLFFGLSGLSIICAMSVERYLAINHAYFYNHYVDKKLAGLTLFAIYVSNVLFCALPSMGLGKSTFQYPKTWCFIDWKTKVATHAAYSYMYAGFSSFLIMVTVVCNVLVCVALIRMHRQFMRRTSLGTDNTANRLSDFRRSRSFRRMAGAEIQMVILLIATSLVVVICSIPLVVRVFVNQLYRPAVVKDVSQNPDLQAIRIASVNPILDPWVYILLRKTVLSKVIEKIKCLFCRIGGARRQHSGSNFNCADGRRTSSAMSSHSPSFISRELREISSTSQTLLYPPELSESSTGGRMLLPGASAGLAQSDTTSVRTLRSSETSDSLPGQDSESVFLVNEVGSGGEASSMPKSSSLQVTFPSETLNLSEKCI; encoded by the exons ATGTCTTTTGATCACACCACCATATACACAACGGCGAACAGTTCCACCAGTGAGCATGGGGACGGCAagccccccaccatccccactGTCATGTTCATTTTTGGGGTGGTGGGCAACCTGATCGCCATCGTGGTGCTTTGCAAGTccaggaaggagcagaaggagaccACTTTCTACACGCTGGTGTGTGGGCTAGCAATCACTGACCTCTTGGGGACCTGTCTGGTGAGCCCAGTCACTATTGCCACATACCTGCAGAACCGCTGGCCAGGTGGACTAGCACTGTGTGAATACAGTTCCTTCATCCTCCTTTTCTTCGGGCTCTCTGGCCTCAGCATCATCTGTGCCATGTCTGTAGAAAGGTACCTGGCCATTAACCATGCCTATTTCTACAACCATTATGTGGATAAGAAGCTGGCGGGGCTCACTCTCTTTGCCATCTATGTCTCCAATGTGCTGTTCTGCGCCCTGCCCAGCATGGGACTGGGCAAATCTACCTTCCAGTACCCCAAGACTTGGTGTTTCATAGACTGGAAGACCAAGGTGGCCACCCATGCCGCCTACTCCTACATGTATGCTGGCTTCAGCTCCTTCCTAATCATGGTCACGGTAGTCTGCAATGTCTTGGTGTGTGTGGCCCTGATTCGCATGCACCGCCAGTTCATGCGACGCACCTCCCTGGGCACAGACAACACTGCCAATCGCTTGTCTGATTTTCGCCGGAGCAGGAGCTTTCGTCGCATGGCTGGAGCAGAGATCCAGATGGTCATTTTGCTTATTGCCACCTCTCTGGTTGTGGTCATCTGCTCCATTCCTCTGGTG GTACGTGTCTTTGTGAACCAACTGTACCGGCCAGCCGTAGTGAAGGACGTCAGTCAAAACCCCGACTTGCAGGCCATCCGCATTGCTTCAGTGAACCCCATCCTGGACCCATGGGTCTACATCCTTCTCCGCAAGACAGTGCTCAGCAAAGTCATAGAGAAAATCAAGTGCCTCTTCTGCCGCATTGGAGGGGCTCGAAGGCAACACTCTGGCAGCAATTTCAACTGTGCGGATGGCCGCCGAACCTCCTCCGCCATGTCCAGCCACTCACCCTCCTTCATCTCTCGGGAGCTGAGGGAAATCAGTAGCACCTCACAGACATTGCTCTACCCTCCAGAGCTAAGCGAAAGTAGCACTGGGGGTCGCATGCTGCTGCCGGGAGCCAGTGCTGGTCTCGCTCAGTCTGACACTACATCAGTTAGGACACTACGCAGCTCAGAGACCTCAGACTCTTTGCCGGGACAGGACTCAGAGAGTGTCTTTCTGGTGAATGAAGTCGGGTCTGGTGGCGAAGCCAGCTCTATGCCCAAAAGCAGCTCCCTCCAGGTCACCTTTCCCAGTGAAACGTTGAACTTATCAGAAAAGTGTATATAG